The Flavobacterium sp. 140616W15 sequence GCCAGATTTGAACCGGCAAAAGTTACTGCCGATGCTACAGTACAAGTTATATTTGAATTAGAAATTTCTACTGCAAATAATAAACCGCCAGAAATTCCGGTGCTAACAGCTCCAGCTGATAATGCAAAAGATCAGGCGCTGAGTTTAAATTTAACATGGACAGCTACCGATAAAGAATCAGATGTTTTAACCTATACTGTTACTATAAAAAATGGAACGACAGATGAGGTTAAAACATATACAGATCTCAAAACAACAACTTTGGCAATAAAAGATTTAAGCTATAGTACAAAATACTATTGGCAAGTAGCAGTTTCTGATGGGATTAATAAACCAACTAATAGTGTAACCAATTCATTTACAACTTTAGCATTTCCAAATCCGAGGTTTTTGTATGTAAAAAAAGTAAATAACAACAACGTTATATATACTGCAGACGAAGCAGGAAACCAGTTACAATTAACATCTTCAAATGTTAATAGTTTTAGACCAAGAAAAAACTTAAGTGTAAATAAAATTGCGTACCTTAGCTCTGATGGTTCTCAAAATCAGATATATACAATGAATCCAGATGGCTCAGGAGTATTTAAAGTTACAAATTATGTACCTGTTGCAGGATTTAATATGGAGTTTGTAAATTATTGCTGGAATACGAATGGAAGCCAGATAATTTATCCAAATTTTGATAAATTATATCGTATAGATTCAGATGGAGGAGGACTTGTACAATTATTTCAAACGCCTAACGGAAAGTTCATATCCGAATGCGATTGGAGTAAAGATGGTAGCCAAATAGCACTAAAAGTCAATGATAGATCAGGATATAATGTAGAAATTTATGTAATAGATATGTCGGGAACAGTTTTATATACCGTGCAAACAGGTTTAAGCGGAGCAGCAAGTGGATTGAATGTTTCTGTAGATAATCAGAGAGTTATTTTTACAAGAGATGTTTCCGGTTTTGAGAATTCAACGTATCGAAGATTAGATTCACGAATTTTTATGTACACCCGTTCAACCAATGCAGCAGTAGAGTTAACAACTCAAAAACAGAATGGTTTTAACGATTTAGATGTTAAATTTTCACCAAATGAAGCCGAAGTCATATTTGTAAATACCTCAAATGACGGAATATCAGCTCAAAACATACAAAAAG is a genomic window containing:
- a CDS encoding carboxypeptidase regulatory-like domain-containing protein, translating into MKIGLRILVCFILLISCSEEQLKDGASGTVKGRVVESGTFTPVENVRVSSSPATSTVFTDKDGYFTLEGVLAGDYSFQAQKDGYIARFEPAKVTADATVQVIFELEISTANNKPPEIPVLTAPADNAKDQALSLNLTWTATDKESDVLTYTVTIKNGTTDEVKTYTDLKTTTLAIKDLSYSTKYYWQVAVSDGINKPTNSVTNSFTTLAFPNPRFLYVKKVNNNNVIYTADEAGNQLQLTSSNVNSFRPRKNLSVNKIAYLSSDGSQNQIYTMNPDGSGVFKVTNYVPVAGFNMEFVNYCWNTNGSQIIYPNFDKLYRIDSDGGGLVQLFQTPNGKFISECDWSKDGSQIALKVNDRSGYNVEIYVIDMSGTVLYTVQTGLSGAASGLNVSVDNQRVIFTRDVSGFENSTYRRLDSRIFMYTRSTNAAVELTTQKQNGFNDLDVKFSPNEAEVIFVNTSNDGISAQNIQKVSVTNTSGSTSSRTTLFQNASMPEWK